The Flaviramulus sp. BrNp1-15 genome has a window encoding:
- the mnmA gene encoding tRNA 2-thiouridine(34) synthase MnmA, with translation MKRVIIGLSGGVDSSVAAYLLKQQGYEVIGLFMKNWHDDSVTISNECPWLDDSNDAMLVAEKLGIPFQTVDLSEQYKERIVDYMFNEYEKGRTPNPDVLCNREIKFDVFMKIALDLGADYVATGHYCRKGTIQKNGKDIYQLLAGIDGNKDQSYFLCQLSQAQLAKSLFPIGELTKPEVRQIASEIGLTTADKKDSQGLCFIGKVKLPDFLQQQLKPKEGVIVEIPKEQDIFNEVQPHFDSEEEKLKFLSRKIDYKVDYGKIVGKHQGAHYFTKGQRKGLAVGGTVEPLFVIDTDVEENVIYTGQGKEHPGLFKKALFVSNEELHWVREDLALNTDETMQVKARIRYRQALENATLHKVGSGLYVEFEEFQSAITEGQFVAWYKDDELLGSGVIS, from the coding sequence ATGAAACGCGTTATTATTGGGCTTTCTGGAGGCGTAGACTCTAGTGTTGCTGCATATTTGTTAAAGCAGCAAGGGTATGAGGTTATTGGTTTGTTTATGAAAAACTGGCATGATGATTCTGTGACTATATCTAATGAATGTCCGTGGTTAGATGATAGTAATGATGCCATGCTTGTTGCAGAAAAATTAGGTATCCCTTTTCAAACTGTAGATTTAAGTGAGCAATATAAAGAACGAATTGTTGATTATATGTTCAATGAATATGAAAAAGGAAGAACACCAAATCCAGATGTGCTTTGTAATAGAGAAATAAAGTTTGATGTTTTTATGAAAATAGCTCTAGATCTAGGAGCAGATTATGTTGCTACAGGACACTATTGCAGAAAAGGAACTATTCAAAAAAATGGGAAAGACATTTATCAATTGTTAGCAGGTATAGATGGTAATAAAGATCAATCTTATTTTTTATGTCAATTATCACAAGCGCAATTAGCAAAATCTTTATTTCCTATAGGTGAATTAACAAAACCAGAAGTAAGACAAATAGCTTCAGAAATTGGTTTAACAACAGCCGATAAAAAAGATTCTCAAGGACTTTGTTTTATTGGGAAAGTAAAGTTACCAGACTTTCTTCAACAGCAACTTAAACCAAAAGAAGGTGTTATTGTTGAAATTCCTAAGGAACAAGATATATTTAATGAAGTTCAACCACATTTTGATTCAGAAGAAGAAAAGCTGAAATTCTTATCTCGAAAAATTGATTACAAAGTTGATTATGGTAAAATAGTTGGTAAACATCAAGGCGCGCATTATTTCACTAAAGGCCAAAGAAAAGGTTTAGCGGTTGGTGGAACCGTAGAGCCATTATTTGTAATTGATACCGATGTTGAAGAAAATGTAATTTACACGGGGCAAGGTAAAGAGCATCCTGGTTTATTTAAAAAGGCTTTATTTGTTTCTAATGAAGAATTACACTGGGTTCGTGAAGACTTGGCTTTAAATACAGACGAAACTATGCAGGTTAAAGCTAGAATTCGTTACAGACAAGCTTTAGAAAATGCTACATTGCATAAAGTGGGTAGTGGTTTATATGTAGAATTTGAAGAATTTCAGTCTGCGATAACCGAAGGTCAATTTGTTGCTTGGTACAAAGACGATGAATTATTAGGTTCTGGAGTCATTTCATAA
- a CDS encoding fasciclin domain-containing protein, whose amino-acid sequence MKTLTALTKTLLLVMMVSLSLSCNNDDDNTVIVDPGPTNSIVELAQATPQLSSLVSALVKYPDLVTLLSESGTYTVFAPDNDAFAALLTAIGQTSIDDIPEDVLKNVLQYHVFTAAAVEASAVTTGPITMANGEEANLVADSNGVSISGATVTTADVEGTNGIVHIIDSVIVPPSILPIVGTIVAPAYFNKDFTTLIAAVQAANTDILGLLLGNGPSDEGLTLFAPTNAAFEAAGITDVNGADAVLAYHVVDGTVMASMLPSTTGAAAGVPTLGGENIYITNAGGDVSINGTTTVVATDIVGSNGVVHVIDRTLLPPTQTINEIVGDFAGGDPAEFTLLAAALARAGLADFFAGDGPYTVFAPVDAAFEAAGLDLATINGAEPSVVAGILTHHVVQANVNVFSTDLVDGNVTMLNEQDVTISLGDLTVQDASGSDPAAGLVPSLLNVLATNGVVHVIDKVLLPSE is encoded by the coding sequence ATGAAAACATTAACAGCTTTAACAAAAACTTTATTACTAGTTATGATGGTATCACTATCATTATCTTGTAATAATGATGATGACAACACAGTAATTGTTGATCCAGGACCAACAAATTCTATTGTAGAACTTGCACAAGCAACACCTCAATTATCAAGCTTAGTATCTGCTTTAGTAAAGTATCCTGACCTTGTAACCCTTTTAAGCGAAAGTGGAACTTACACCGTTTTTGCACCAGATAATGATGCGTTTGCTGCACTATTAACTGCCATTGGACAAACTTCTATCGATGATATTCCAGAAGATGTATTAAAGAATGTTTTACAATATCACGTATTTACAGCAGCTGCCGTAGAAGCTAGTGCTGTTACTACTGGCCCAATCACTATGGCTAATGGTGAAGAAGCAAATTTAGTTGCTGATAGTAATGGAGTTTCTATTAGTGGTGCAACAGTTACTACAGCCGATGTAGAGGGAACAAACGGTATTGTTCATATTATTGATAGTGTTATAGTTCCACCTTCTATATTACCAATAGTTGGTACTATTGTAGCTCCTGCTTATTTTAACAAAGATTTTACAACGCTTATAGCAGCGGTTCAAGCTGCTAATACAGACATCTTAGGACTACTTTTAGGGAATGGTCCTAGTGATGAAGGATTAACTTTATTTGCTCCAACTAATGCTGCTTTTGAAGCTGCTGGAATTACAGATGTAAATGGAGCTGACGCTGTTTTAGCATATCATGTTGTTGATGGAACAGTTATGGCTTCAATGCTACCGTCTACAACAGGTGCTGCTGCTGGTGTACCTACATTGGGAGGTGAAAATATTTATATAACAAATGCTGGTGGAGATGTTTCAATAAATGGAACAACTACAGTTGTAGCAACCGACATAGTTGGTTCTAATGGTGTAGTTCATGTTATTGATAGAACTTTATTACCACCAACGCAAACAATAAACGAAATAGTAGGTGATTTTGCTGGTGGTGATCCAGCTGAATTTACATTGTTGGCAGCTGCTTTAGCTAGAGCTGGTTTAGCAGACTTTTTTGCGGGTGATGGTCCATACACAGTTTTCGCGCCTGTAGATGCTGCTTTTGAAGCTGCTGGCTTAGATTTAGCAACAATAAATGGTGCAGAACCTTCAGTTGTTGCAGGAATACTAACACATCATGTAGTTCAAGCAAATGTAAATGTATTTTCAACAGATTTAGTTGATGGTAATGTAACTATGTTAAACGAGCAAGATGTTACCATTAGTTTAGGTGATCTAACTGTTCAAGACGCTTCAGGATCTGATCCTGCCGCAGGTTTAGTACCAAGCCTATTAAATGTTTTAGCAACCAACGGTGTTGTGCATGTAATAGATAAAGTTTTACTACCTAGTGAATAA